A window of the Henckelia pumila isolate YLH828 chromosome 3, ASM3356847v2, whole genome shotgun sequence genome harbors these coding sequences:
- the LOC140887142 gene encoding thaumatin-like protein 1 isoform X1, which produces MFVSLSRKVRLKVGNVAIMDASSSYPSSSFISSLLVTLLLFARGAFGATFTFVNRCEETVWPGILANAGSPKLETTGFELPQGSYRTLMAPAGWSGRFWGRTVCTFPDSEPGSCRTADCGSGELECNGFGAAPPVTLAEFTLGTGGLDFYDVSLVDGYNLPMIVEAAGGSGMCASTGCVTDLNRVCPSELRVEGVEACKSACEAFGSPEYCCSGAFNSPAACRPSVYAQVFKSACPRSYSYAYDDPTSTFTCSGADYTVTFCPSVPRSPIMNALVCCSQKSSKDLTPATTTNGGGYLSGSDPTGMSGPGLGISGSEPDPDSGSGSGSESGSQAFLTDGSWLADLAMGDSARVYWLPALHSAVLIFVLGMLCL; this is translated from the exons ATGTTTGTGTCTTTGTCTCGTAAAGTTCGCTTGAAAGTAGGAAACGTCGCAATCATGGATGCCTCCTCCTCTTATCCTTCTTCATCCTTCATTTCAAGCCTGCTCGTAACTCTTCTCCTCTTCGCCAGAG GTGCGTTTGGGGCAACGTTTACGTTTGTTAACAGATGCGAGGAAACTGTATGGCCCGGTATACTAGCAAATGCGGGCAGCCCGAAGCTTGAAACCACTGGATTCGAGCTCCCGCAAGGTTCCTACCGTACTCTCATGGCTCCCGCCGGCTGGTCCGGCCGGTTCTGGGGCCGAACGGTATGCACATTTCCGGATTCGGAACCCGGTTCCTGCAGGACTGCTGATTGCGGGTCGGGTGAGCTCGAATGCAACGGTTTCGGAGCTGCCCCGCCGGTTACTCTGGCGGAGTTCACCCTCGGAACCGGCGGGCTGGACTTCTATGATGTCAGCCTGGTCGACGGGTACAATCTACCCATGATCGTGGAGGCCGCTGGCGGGTCGGGTATGTGCGCTTCGACGGGATGCGTGACGGACCTGAACCGGGTATGCCCATCGGAGCTCCGGGTCGAAGGCGTGGAGGCGTGCAAGAGTGCGTGTGAGGCGTTCGGGAGCCCGGAGTACTGTTGCAGCGGCGCGTTTAACTCACCCGCCGCCTGCAGGCCGTCGGTCTACGCGCAGGTGTTCAAGTCTGCTTGCCCCAGATCATATAGCTACGCTTACGATGATCCCACCAGCACTTTTACTTGCTCCGGCGCCGATTATACGGTGACGTTTTGCCCCTCCGTGCCCAg GTCCCCGATAATGAATGCTCTTGTGTGTTGCAGTCAAAAATCTTCAAAGGATCTAACACCAGCAACGACAACTAATGGAGGCGGGTACCTATCAGGGTCAGATCCAACGGGCATGAGTGGACCCGGGCTAGGGATTAGCGGGTCCGAACCTGATCCGGATTCCGGATCAGGGTCAGGATCGGAGTCCGGGTCTCAGGCCTTCCTAACAGATGGGTCATGGCTTGCCGATTTGGCTATGGGGGATTCGGCTAGGGTTTATTGGCTACCGGCTTTACATTCCGCAGTCTTGATTTTTGTTTTAGGTATGCTTTGTTTGTAG
- the LOC140887142 gene encoding thaumatin-like protein 1 isoform X2, with protein sequence MFVSLSRKVRLKVGNVAIMDASSSYPSSSFISSLLVTLLLFARGAFGATFTFVNRCEETVWPGILANAGSPKLETTGFELPQGSYRTLMAPAGWSGRFWGRTVCTFPDSEPGSCRTADCGSGELECNGFGAAPPVTLAEFTLGTGGLDFYDVSLVDGYNLPMIVEAAGGSGMCASTGCVTDLNRVCPSELRVEGVEACKSACEAFGSPEYCCSGAFNSPAACRPSVYAQVFKSACPRSYSYAYDDPTSTFTCSGADYTVTFCPSVPSQKSSKDLTPATTTNGGGYLSGSDPTGMSGPGLGISGSEPDPDSGSGSGSESGSQAFLTDGSWLADLAMGDSARVYWLPALHSAVLIFVLGMLCL encoded by the exons ATGTTTGTGTCTTTGTCTCGTAAAGTTCGCTTGAAAGTAGGAAACGTCGCAATCATGGATGCCTCCTCCTCTTATCCTTCTTCATCCTTCATTTCAAGCCTGCTCGTAACTCTTCTCCTCTTCGCCAGAG GTGCGTTTGGGGCAACGTTTACGTTTGTTAACAGATGCGAGGAAACTGTATGGCCCGGTATACTAGCAAATGCGGGCAGCCCGAAGCTTGAAACCACTGGATTCGAGCTCCCGCAAGGTTCCTACCGTACTCTCATGGCTCCCGCCGGCTGGTCCGGCCGGTTCTGGGGCCGAACGGTATGCACATTTCCGGATTCGGAACCCGGTTCCTGCAGGACTGCTGATTGCGGGTCGGGTGAGCTCGAATGCAACGGTTTCGGAGCTGCCCCGCCGGTTACTCTGGCGGAGTTCACCCTCGGAACCGGCGGGCTGGACTTCTATGATGTCAGCCTGGTCGACGGGTACAATCTACCCATGATCGTGGAGGCCGCTGGCGGGTCGGGTATGTGCGCTTCGACGGGATGCGTGACGGACCTGAACCGGGTATGCCCATCGGAGCTCCGGGTCGAAGGCGTGGAGGCGTGCAAGAGTGCGTGTGAGGCGTTCGGGAGCCCGGAGTACTGTTGCAGCGGCGCGTTTAACTCACCCGCCGCCTGCAGGCCGTCGGTCTACGCGCAGGTGTTCAAGTCTGCTTGCCCCAGATCATATAGCTACGCTTACGATGATCCCACCAGCACTTTTACTTGCTCCGGCGCCGATTATACGGTGACGTTTTGCCCCTCCGTGCCCAg TCAAAAATCTTCAAAGGATCTAACACCAGCAACGACAACTAATGGAGGCGGGTACCTATCAGGGTCAGATCCAACGGGCATGAGTGGACCCGGGCTAGGGATTAGCGGGTCCGAACCTGATCCGGATTCCGGATCAGGGTCAGGATCGGAGTCCGGGTCTCAGGCCTTCCTAACAGATGGGTCATGGCTTGCCGATTTGGCTATGGGGGATTCGGCTAGGGTTTATTGGCTACCGGCTTTACATTCCGCAGTCTTGATTTTTGTTTTAGGTATGCTTTGTTTGTAG